One part of the Gadus macrocephalus chromosome 8, ASM3116895v1 genome encodes these proteins:
- the LOC132463690 gene encoding uncharacterized protein LOC132463690 isoform X4, which produces MSVLKAEPGLGPDRYNQMAVDSGKTVVLAALGRPFSLGMLYDCRNDSLIPALTLWDREALEKYTDEKPQPNSVFEIVASDSIEDKFSALNVEGSMKASFLGGLVEIEGSAKFLSNSKSSRNQARVTLKYCTTTKFQQLSMNHIGEGNMKYSDVLKSEQATHVVTGILYGALAFFVFDREVSEKEDRQDIEGNLKGLIQKIPKLTVDIQGNLNMADKDKVNVDKFSCKFHGDFNLDKHPVSFDEAIKVYKSLPNLIGTKGEKAVPLKVWLYPLKNLDSAAAELVRQISDGLVRNAQNVLEDFSELERRCNDTEKCEKFQQFPQINKKVKFFKELVSQYKLKFESNMAKNIPLIRGGREKEGVLAEILEKVHSSPFKINELNDWMESKEMEINFICSCIEKMPNLPILTSRSTLHNEIHSGDIPHAVCFAFTSLETPEPYLSALSKFLNETKPDNVQCDYDVEKPWFDSNDVMDEVKEKIKLFQDFAEANKESNSIRFLTAVIRDNEKKGATLQLYKNGSLVTDNFEPPMKPKMIPGDITHNSVTLNISPSRFGLTTVTDYTVEFCDGDDVWHQQMETKAGDVTVSGLKINEEYQFRCRAKCEVGLGPAFEAKIKTLPCGPPEKLHVDCYPTDLAVSWEEPSDLGRGVEIKHYILDYAETSQKVKPEEYIWNKQTFKANESQRVKVITGLHPSTQYTVRVKCDVGVAGLGKEESVVVFTEKPYERLAETVKKESRKIEGLPGTLDVYTLPLKAQSMNVEGCKRFIFGKDSLKRNCTFMVLGATGAGKSTLVNRIINYILGVTWDDTFRFKLVDEDTNKSQAHSQTSEVTVYKLNHREGFQIDFSLTIVDTPGFGHTGGKKKDLLIVPKLQKLFSAKHGVSEIDAICFVAQASLARLTESQKHVFNSVLNIFGKDVAENIRILVTFSDGTKPPVLEAIKEAEFPCSQDEDGSPINFKFNNSDEKLCGPLGAFNKLFWNMGKEGMEKIFSGLEAINAKSLTLTKEVLRQRAQLQNSIRNVKIKLNLGLTKLGEIEQERKILQKHEMAITANEQFEYETSIAKPVQVKAKFFSLNCKTCKVTCHKSCGVLLGVRYLCEVFTWGATCVECKGMCPLSAHVRDDFYWGSETVKEKQTYKELKEKYEEASMAALSVGDIIKKTEQEYDCLQDELVRLMERAAQCLNTLKKIALKPDPLSIPEYIDLLIEGEKSEAKPGYLERINKLQELKKKAITMEIVASGATVSDIDAEQVQWLGPLPAQKGLDSYDDMFFAY; this is translated from the exons ATGGCCGTGGACAGTGGTAAGACCGTAGTGCTGGCAGCACTGGGCCGGCCCTTCAGTCTGGGGATGCTCTACGACTGTCGCAACGACTCACTGATCCCCG CTCTGACACTTTGGGACCGGGAAGCCTTGGAGAAATATACAGATGAAAAACCCCAACCCAACAGTGTCTTTGAGATAGTTGCATCCGACTCCATTGAAGACAAATTTTCTGCATTGAATGTTGAAGGTTCCATGAAAGCCAGTTTTCTGGGTGGACTGGTTGAGATAGAAGGCTCTGCTAAATTTCTTTCAAATTCTAAGAGTTCCAGGAATCAGGCTAGAGTGACACTAAAATACTGTACCACCACCAAGTTCCAACAGCTGTCAATGAATCACATTGGTGAAGGTAATATGAAGTATTCAGATGTGTTGAAGTCTGAACAAGCAACACACGTAGTGACAGGAATCCTTTATGGGGCACTAGCCTTCTTTGTGTTTGACCGTGAAGTGTCAGAAAAGGAAGATCGACAAGACATCGAGGGCAATCTAAAGGGGCTGATCCAGAAGATACCCAAATTGACGGTAGACATTCAAGGTAATCTGAACATGGCAGACAAGGACAAGGTAAATGTTGACAAGTTCTCCTGCAAGTTCCATGGGGACTTTAACCTTGACAAACACCCTGTGTCCTTTGATGAGGCTATAAAAGTCTATAAAAGCCTACCTAACCTAATCGGTACCAAAGGAGAGAAGGCAGTGCCACTGAAGGTCTGGTTATATCCACTGAAGAATCTAgattctgctgctgctgaactGGTTCGACAGATAAGTGATGGATTAGTCAGGAATGCTCAGAATGTCCTGGAGGACTTCAGCGAGCTGGAAAGGAGATGCAACGATACAGAAAAATGCGAAAAATTTCAGCAATTTCCACAGATTAACAAAAAGGTAAAATTTTTCAAAGAGCTGGTTTCTCAGTATAAACTGAAATTCGAGAGTAATATGGCGAAGAATATCCCATTGAtccgaggaggaagagagaaggaaggtGTTCTCGCAGAGATCCTGGAAAAAGTACATTCTTCTCCCTTCAAAATTAATGAACTGAATGACTGGATGGAATCCAAAGAGATGGAAATTAATTTCATCTGCTCTTGCATTGAAAAAATGCCTAACCTGCCTATTCTCACCAGTCGCAGCACTCTACACAATGAGATCCACAGTGGAGATATCCCACATGCTGTGTGCTTTGCTTTTACCTCCCTCGAAACCCCAGAGCCTTACCTTTCAGCTCTGTCCAAATTCTTGAATGAAACCAAACCAGACAACGTGCAATGTGATTATGATGTGGAAAAACCATGGTTCGACTCAAATGACGTAATGGACGAAgtgaaagagaaaataaagctCTTCCAAGATTTTGCAGAAGCCAACAAGGAGAGCAACAGCATCAGGTTTCTAACAGCTGTGATAAGAGATAATGAAAAGAAAGGTGCAACTCTCCAACTCTACAAGAATGGCTCCTTAGTCACCGACAACTTTGAACCACCTATGAAGCCAAAGATGATCCCAGGTGACATCACTCATAACAGTGTAACACTGAATATTTCCCCATCTCGATTTGGACTGACAACTGTCACCGACTACACTGTTGAGTTCTGCGATGGGGACGATGTTTGGCATCAACAAATGGAGACTAAGGCTGGAGATGTCACGGTGTCCGGCTTGAAGATTAACGAGGAGTATCAGTTCAGGTGTAGAGCCAAGTGCGAAGTTGGCCTCGGTCCGGCCTTTGAAGCTAAAATTAAAACCTTACCATGCGGTCCTCCAGAAAAGCTACATGTGGACTGTTATCCTACAGACTTGGCAGTCAGCTGGGAGGAACCATCTGACCTTGGACGTGGAGTGGAGATCAAGCATTATATCTTAGATTATGCTGAAACATCTCAAAAAGTGAAACCTGAAGAGTATATATGGAACAAACAAACTTTCAAAGCCAATGAGTCCCAACGAGTCAAAGTCATTACCGGGCTGCATCCTTCGACACAATACACTGTCCGGGTCAAATGTGACGTTGGAGTTGCTGGCCTTGGCAAAGAGGAATCTGTAGTTGTGTTCACAGAAAAGCCATATGAGCGGTTAGCAGAAACTGTTAAGAAAGAAAGCAGGAAGATTGAAGGACTTCCAGGTACTCTGGATGTTTACACTCTTCCTCTGAAAGCCCAGTCCATGAATGTAGAGGGATGCAAGCGCTTCATATTTGGAAAAGACTCTTTGAAACGGAATTGCACCTTCATGGTTCTAGGAGCCACTGGGGCGGGGAAGTCCACCCTGGTCAACAGGATTATCAACTACATcctgggggtcacatgggaCGATACCTTTAGATTCAAGTTGGTAGACGAAGACACAAACAAGTCTCAGGCTCACAGCCAGACCTCTGAAGTCACCGTGTACAAGCTCAACCACCGAGAGGGCTTCCAGATCGACTTCTCCCTGACTATTGTGGACACACCGGGTTTCGGCCACACgggaggcaaaaaaaaagatttgttgATTGTACCTAAGCTACAAAAGCTTTTCTCAGCTAAACATGGAGTCAGCGAGATTGATGCCATCTGCTTCGTGGCCCAAGCATCTCTTGCTCGGCTTACAGAATCACAGAAACATGTCTTTAACTCTGTGCTCAACATATTTGGCAAAGATGTGGCAGAGAACATCCGGATTTTGGTGACATTCTCAGATGGCACAAAACCTCCGGTTCTCGAGGCTATCAAAGAAGCTGAGTTCCCATGTTCTCAAGATGAAGATGGTTCACCAATTAACTTCAAATTCAATAACTCAGACGAAAAGTTATGTGGTCCGTTGGGTGcgtttaataaattgttttggAACATGGGAAAGGAAGGCATGGAAAAAATATTTTCTGGTCTGGAGGCAATTAATGCCAAGAGCTTGACCTTAACCAAGGAGGTGCTCAGACAGAGGGCTCAGCTGCAGAACTCCATTAGGAATGTCAAGATTAAACTGAATTTGGGTTTAACTAAGCTTGGGGAGATAGAGCAAGAACGTAAAATTCTCCAAAAACATGAGATGGCGATCACAGCCAACGAGCAATTTGAGTATGAGACCAGCATCGCAAAGCCTGTTCAAGTTAAAGCCaaatttttttcacttaactgTAAGACATGTAAGGTCACCTGCCACAAATCATGCGGGGTATTATTGGGTGTCCGTTATTTGTGTGAGGTCTTTACCTGGGGGGCTACCTGCGTCGAATGCAAAGGCATGTGCCCTCTATCGGCGCATGTCCGTGATGATTTCTACTGGGGCTCCGAGACGGTGAAAGAGAAACAAACCTACAAGGAGCTGAAAGAAAAGTATGAGGAGGCCTCTATGGCAGCATTGTCCGTTGGTGACATCATCAAAAAGACGGAGCAGGAGTACGACTGCCTACAGGACGAGTTGGTGAGGCTGATGGAGCGCGCAGCCCAGTGTCTCAACACCCTGAAGAAGATCGCTCTGAAGCCCGATCCACTCTCAATACCTGAATACATCGACCTGctgatagagggagagaagtcagaggccaagcctggctACCTTGAGCGCATCAATAAACTCCAGGAGCTAAAGAAAAAAGCCATTACCATGGAGATTGTTGCTAGCGGGGCCACAGTCTCGGATATTGATGCAGAACAGGTCCAGTGGTTAGGACCTCTGCCAGCGCAAAAGGGACTGGATTCATATGATGACATGTTCTTTGCATATTAA